The Accipiter gentilis chromosome 7, bAccGen1.1, whole genome shotgun sequence genome includes a region encoding these proteins:
- the LOC126041277 gene encoding proline-rich protein 9-like produces the protein MCTPVHLTSPSLICVGELLYQQLRRMSCYEQCKQPCLPPPICVQKCTKCVEPCKTVCVEPCGSVCVKPCSTPCVEVCTTPCATQCTTSCTTQCVEPCATQCTTSCSTQCVEPCSTQCVDICPPKCIDVCIKPCATQCPTQCTTQCVEPCITQCCTKCVEPCPPPCVEVCATKCVDSCETVCLEPCSTVCSHPC, from the exons ATGTGCACACCAGTTCATTTGACTTCTCCCTCACTCATCTGCGTTGGTGAACTG CTTTACCAGCAGCTCAGAAGGATGTCTTGCTATGAGCAGTGCaaacagccctgcctgccccctcccATTTGTGTGCAGAAATGCACCAAATGTGTGGAGCCCTGCAAGACGGTGTGCGTGGAGCCCTGCGGCAGCGTCTGTGTGAAGCCATGCTCCACACCGTGCGTAGAGGTCTGCACAACACCCTGTGCCACCCAGTGCACCACATCCTGCACCACCCAGTGTGTAGAGCCTTGTGCCACCCAGTGCACCACGTCCTGCAGCACCCAGTGCGTGGagccctgcagcacccagtgTGTGGATATCTGCCCCCCTAAGTGCATCGACGTCTGCATAAAGCCATGTGCCACTCAGTGCCCAACCCAGTGCACCACCCAGTGTGTGGAGCCCTGCATCACCCAGTGCTGCACCAAGTGCGTGGAGCCCTGCCCACCCCCATGTGTGGAGGTGTGTGCCACCAAGTGCGTTGATTCCTGCGAGACGGTGTGCCTGGAACCATGCAGCACGGTCTGCTCTCACCCATGCTGA
- the LOC126041350 gene encoding keratinocyte proline-rich protein-like: protein MSLNQMQIKQEITLPPGLSKTISKQSQEPEPCTEPVPCPQQQPEVQAPTPCPEPAPVVVVPCSEKTVPLPTPVLEPCKGETPVAEIPNCPPQEQQQQQQCKLPPTFPPVSCPEPVPCPEEKSVCKELPVPGPVSCSEPTPCVLEKQECKEIPAPVPVTCSEDAPCPQEKQQCKEIPVPIPVPCPEPAQCPQEKQECKNIPVPTPCPLEKQECKETPVPIPVPCPEPTPCAQEKQQCKETPVPIPVPCPESAPCPQEKQECKEIPVPIPVPCPEAAPCPQEKRECKEIPVQIPDPCPEPAPCPQEKQECKEIPMPIPAPCPEPGKCSLPEDCPPIEQQQLKQPSQWPPMQK from the coding sequence ATGTCTTTGAATCAAATGCAAATCAAGCAGGAAATCACCCTCCCACCTGGCCTGAGCAAAACTATTTCAAAGCAAAGCCAAGAGCCTGAGCCGTGCACTGAGCCAGTCCCATGTCCACAGCAGCAACCTGAAGTCCAAGCCCCAACACCTTGCCCAGAACCAGCCCCGGTAGTAGTGGTACCATGCTCAGAAAAAACAGTGCCATTGCCAACACCAGTGCTGGAACCATGCAAGGGAGAAACACCAGTGGCTGAAATACCCAACTGTCcaccccaggagcagcagcagcaacagcaatgcAAGCTACCACCAACTTTCCCACCTGTGTCATGCCCTGAGCCTGTTCCATGCCCTGAAGAGAAATCAGTGTGTAAAGAGCTGCCTGTGCCAGGCCCTGTTTCCTGCTCTGAACCAACTCCATGTGTGCTGGAGAAGCAGGAGTGCAAGGAGATCCCTGCGCCAGTTCCTGTCACCTGCTCAGAGGATGCACCATGTCCCCAAGAGAAGCAGCAATGCAAGGAGATTCCTGTACCAATCCCTGTTCCATGCCCTGAACCTGCACAGTGTCCCCAGGAGAAGCAGGAATGCAAGAACATCCCTGTGCCCACCCCATGCCCTCTAGAGAAGCAGGAGTGCAAGGAGACCCCTGTGCCAATCCCTGTTCCATGCCCTGAACCCACACCATGTGcccaagaaaagcagcagtgcaaGGAGACCCCTGTGCCAATCCCTGTTCCATGCCCTGAATCTGCACCGTGTCCTCAGGAGAAGCAGGAATGCAAGGAGATCCCCGTGCCAATCCCTGTTCCGTGCCCTGAAGCTGCACCTTGTCCCCAGGAGAAACGGGAATGCAAGGAGATCCCTGTGCAAATCCCTGATCCGTGCCCTGAACCTGCACCATGtccccaggagaagcaggagTGCAAGGAGATCCCCATGCCaatccctgctccctgccctgagccAGGGAAGTGCTCCCTTCCAGAGGATTGTCCTCCCATTGAGCAGCAGCAGTTGAAGCAGCCCAGCCAGTGGCCACCCATGCAGAAGTAA
- the LOC126041355 gene encoding keratin-associated protein 10-4-like isoform X1 — MVGKRLKDLLTLERKRLRRHPGAPFSYLKDITPPSKMRCQNDCQLRQLCLPPPTILVKSFPMKKYVDPCGAVCNIQSLPQCLDPCCYARIPQGTTTYVNLGNLDVTQAAGCVDPCSLRVTTCVRPCCEEVTKCTTTCVDPCCEEVSKCTTTCVEPCCKEVTKCTTRCVDPCCEEVSKCTTTCVEPCCKEVTKCTTRCVDPCCEEVSKCTTTCVEPCCKEVTKCTTRCVDPCCEEVSKCTTTCVEPCCKEVTKCTTRCVDPCCEEVSKCTTTCVEPCCKEVTKCTTRCVDPCCEEVSKCTTTCVEPCCKEVTKCTTRCIDPCCGPVTRCATTCVEPCCGQVTKCTTTCVDPCCGEVTKCTTRCIDPCCSEVSKCTTTCVEPCCKEVTKCTTRCVDPCCGPVTRCATTCVEPCCGQVTKCTTTCIDPCCGEVTKCTTRCIDPCCGGVTRCTTKCVDPCCDRVTQCTTRCIDPCCGGVTRCTTKCVDPCCGRVTQCTTRCVDPCCREVTKCTTRCVDPCCGGVKCATRCVAPCCGGVMKCATRCVDPCCGRVTRCTTKCVEPCCGQVTKCTTRCVDPCCSEVTKCTTTCVEPCCKEVTKCTTTCVDPCCEEVTKCTTTCVDPCCEEVTKCTTTCMDPCCGDVQAVTKCVDSCPTACVAQGPPLCTGVCTSGCGRHYSITCADVCCHKCMAP, encoded by the exons ATGGTTGGGAAGAGGCTGAAGGACCTGCTCACCCTGGAAAGGAAAAGACTTAGGAGACATCCTGGGGCCCCTTTCAGCTATCTAAAAG ACATTACCCCTCCCTCAAAGATGCGTTGCCAAAATGATTGCCAACTGAGACAGCTCTGCCTTCCACCTCCCACCATCTTGGTGAAGAGTTTCCCCATGAAAAAATATGTGGATCCCTGTGGCGCTGTCTGTAACATCCAGAGCTTGCCTCAATGTCTGGATCCCTGCTGCTATGCTAGGATTCCTCAGGGCACCACCACTTATGTGAACCTGGGTAATCTTGATGTGACACAGGCTGCGGGGTGCGTGGATCCATGCTCCCTCAGAGTCACCACATGTGTTCGTCCGTGCTGTGAGGAAGTGACCAAGTGCACCACCACGTGTGTGGATCCATGCTGTGAGGAAGTGTCCAAGTGCACCACCACGTGTGTGGAGCCCTGCTGCAAGGAAGTGACCAAGTGCACCACCAGATGTGTAGATCCATGCTGTGAGGAAGTGTCCAAGTGCACCACCACGTGTGTGGAGCCCTGCTGCAAGGAAGTGACCAAGTGCACCACCAGATGTGTAGATCCATGCTGTGAGGAAGTGTCCAAGTGCACCACCACATGCGTGGAGCCCTGCTGCAAGGAAGTGACCAAGTGCACCACCAGATGTGTAGATCCATGCTGTGAGGAAGTGTCCAAGTGCACCACCACGTGTGTGGAGCCCTGCTGCAAGGAAGTGACCAAGTGCACCACCAGATGTGTAGATCCATGCTGTGAGGAAGTGTCCAAGTGCACCACCACATGCGTGGAGCCCTGCTGCAAGGAAGTGACCAAGTGCACCACCAGATGTGTAGATCCATGCTGTGAGGAAGTGTCCAAGTGCACCACCACGTGTGTGGAGCCCTGCTGCAAGGAAGTGACCAAGTGCACCACCAGATGCATAGATCCGTGCTGCGGACCTGTGACCAGATGTGCCACCACATGTGTGGAACCATGCTGTGGGCAAGTGACAAAGTGCACCACCACATGCGTTGATCCATGTTGTGGGGAAGTGACCAAATGCACCACCAGATGCATAGATCCATGCTGTAGTGAGGTGTCCAAGTGCACTACCACGTGTGTGGAGCCCTGCTGCAAGGAAGTGACCAAGTGCACCACCAGATGTGTAGATCCGTGCTGCGGACCTGTGACCAGATGTGCCACCACATGCGTGGAACCATGCTGTGGGCAAGTGACAAAGTGCACCACCACATGCATTGATCCATGTTGTGGGGAAGTGACCAAATGCACCACCAGATGCATAGATCCATGCTGTGGAGGTGTCACCAGATGCACCACTAAGTGTGTGGATCCATGCTGTGACAGAGTGACACAGTGCACCACCAGGTGCATAGATCCATGCTGTGGAGGTGTCACCAGATGCACCACTAAGTGTGTGGATCCATGCTGCGGCAGAGTGACCCAGTGCACCACCAGATGCGTAGATCCATGCTGTAGAGAGGTGACCAAGTGCACCACGAGGTGTGTGGATCCCTGCTGTGGAGGAGTGAAGTGTGCCACCAGGTGTGTGGCTCCATGTTGCGGAGGAGTGATGAAGTGTGCTACCAGGTGTGTGGATCCGTGCTGTGGACGTGTGACCAGATGCACTACTAAGTGTGTGGAGCCATGCTGTGGGCAAGTGACAAAGTGCACCACCAGATGTGTGGATCCCTGTTGTAGTGAGGTGACCAAGTGCACCACCACGTGTGTGGAGCCCTGCTGCAAGGAAGTGACCAAGTGCACCACCACATGCGTGGATCCCTGTTGTGAGGAAGTGACCAAATGCACCACCACCTGTGTGGATCCGTGCTGTGAGGAAGTGACCAAGTGCACCACCACATGCATGGATCCGTGCTGTGGGGATGTTCAGGCTGTTACGAAGTGTGTGGATTCCTGTCCCACTGCCTGTGTTGCACAAGGCCCCCCGCTGTGTACGGGTGTATGCACCTCTGGCTGTGGCCGGCACTACTCCATCACATGCGCAGATGTCTGCTGTCATAAATGCATGGCTCCTTGA
- the LOC126041358 gene encoding LOW QUALITY PROTEIN: cornulin-like (The sequence of the model RefSeq protein was modified relative to this genomic sequence to represent the inferred CDS: inserted 1 base in 1 codon; substituted 3 bases at 3 genomic stop codons): MNQKKAPFCLGFSRRLPQICREMAQLQENINGITAVFYTCARSDGNCSPLSREKLKQLTEQFTDVMEDPKTIKKVLCFLDDNSNCRVDFSELLSLVFQVTKACWKPLQQHXAPEDSQELTAQEKAGREQWPRLHAAGRVSCNQQVPEQXKVQDTETQHPDNHQIQEGETQEQDQNTDQTQEHETAEQDQDTHQDDGTEAPEGDPERAEILDTATPEQDKNTHKAEETEAPKQDPKPHQAQETEAPGQGSNHHQSPETESAEQNLNCPSETXGRDPNKTQVCKALWQDPSPSKTQKLLLPQWGASPHWDPKPKETCHNPICHQLPESKLLEQKHSRADAPSCPAQQQQDAPHQRQPTTEXQLLQSLYQWLPQQ; the protein is encoded by the exons ATGAACCAAAAAAAAGCTcctttttgtctgggtttttctCGCAGGCTGCCTCAAATTTGCAGGGAGATGGCCCAGCTCCAGGAAAACATCAATGGCATCACTGCTGTTTTCTACACGTGTGCCAGAAGCGATGGCAACTGCAGCCCTCTGAGCagggagaagctgaagcagcTCACTGAGCAGTTCACGGATGTGATGGAG GACCCCAAAACCATCAAGAAGGTACTATGCTTCCTGGATGATAACAGCAACTGCAGGGTTGACTTCAGTGAGTTGCTCAGCCTGGTGTTCCAAGTGACCAAGGCTTGTTGGAAGCCACTCCAGCAGCACTAGGCACCAGAAGATAGTCAAGAGCTGACAGCGCAAGAGAAGGCAGGTAGGGAGCAGTGGCCAAGGCTGCATGCAGCGGGGAGGGTCTCCTGCAACCAGCAGGTCCCTGAGC CCAAGGTCCAGGACACTGAGACACAGCACCCAGACAACCATCAAATCCAGGAGGGTGAGACACAGGAGCAAGACCAGAACACTGATCAAACCCAGGAGCATGAGACAGCAGAGCAGGACCAGGACACCCACCAAGATGATGGGACTGAAGCACCAGAAGGGGATCCAGAGAGAGCTGAGATCCTGGACACTGCAACTCCAGAGCAGGACAAGAATACCCATAAGGCTGAAGAGACTGAAGCACCAAAACAGGACCCAAAACCCCACCAGGCCCAAGAAACTGAGGCTCCAGGACAGGGTTCAAACCACCATCAGAGCCCAGAGACAGAGTCAGCAGAGCAGAACCTGAATTGTCCCTCAGAGACATGAGGAAGAGACCCAAACAAGACCCAGGTCTGCAAGGCCCTTTGGCAGGACCCCAGTCCCAGCAAGACCCAGAAGCTGCTGCTCCCACAGTGGGGTGCAAGCCCCCATTGGGATCCCAAGCCCAAGGAAACATGCCATAACCCAATTTGCCATCAGCTCCCTGAATCCAAGTTGCTGGAGCAGAAGCACAGCAGGGCAGACGCTCCATCTTGTCCAGCACAACAGCAACAAGATGCTCCTCACCAAAGACAACCCACTACAGAGTAACAGCTCCTGCAGTCTCTGTATCAGTGGCTACCACAGCAGTAA
- the LOC126041355 gene encoding keratin-associated protein 10-4-like isoform X2: MRCQNDCQLRQLCLPPPTILVKSFPMKKYVDPCGAVCNIQSLPQCLDPCCYARIPQGTTTYVNLGNLDVTQAAGCVDPCSLRVTTCVRPCCEEVTKCTTTCVDPCCEEVSKCTTTCVEPCCKEVTKCTTRCVDPCCEEVSKCTTTCVEPCCKEVTKCTTRCVDPCCEEVSKCTTTCVEPCCKEVTKCTTRCVDPCCEEVSKCTTTCVEPCCKEVTKCTTRCVDPCCEEVSKCTTTCVEPCCKEVTKCTTRCVDPCCEEVSKCTTTCVEPCCKEVTKCTTRCIDPCCGPVTRCATTCVEPCCGQVTKCTTTCVDPCCGEVTKCTTRCIDPCCSEVSKCTTTCVEPCCKEVTKCTTRCVDPCCGPVTRCATTCVEPCCGQVTKCTTTCIDPCCGEVTKCTTRCIDPCCGGVTRCTTKCVDPCCDRVTQCTTRCIDPCCGGVTRCTTKCVDPCCGRVTQCTTRCVDPCCREVTKCTTRCVDPCCGGVKCATRCVAPCCGGVMKCATRCVDPCCGRVTRCTTKCVEPCCGQVTKCTTRCVDPCCSEVTKCTTTCVEPCCKEVTKCTTTCVDPCCEEVTKCTTTCVDPCCEEVTKCTTTCMDPCCGDVQAVTKCVDSCPTACVAQGPPLCTGVCTSGCGRHYSITCADVCCHKCMAP; encoded by the coding sequence ATGCGTTGCCAAAATGATTGCCAACTGAGACAGCTCTGCCTTCCACCTCCCACCATCTTGGTGAAGAGTTTCCCCATGAAAAAATATGTGGATCCCTGTGGCGCTGTCTGTAACATCCAGAGCTTGCCTCAATGTCTGGATCCCTGCTGCTATGCTAGGATTCCTCAGGGCACCACCACTTATGTGAACCTGGGTAATCTTGATGTGACACAGGCTGCGGGGTGCGTGGATCCATGCTCCCTCAGAGTCACCACATGTGTTCGTCCGTGCTGTGAGGAAGTGACCAAGTGCACCACCACGTGTGTGGATCCATGCTGTGAGGAAGTGTCCAAGTGCACCACCACGTGTGTGGAGCCCTGCTGCAAGGAAGTGACCAAGTGCACCACCAGATGTGTAGATCCATGCTGTGAGGAAGTGTCCAAGTGCACCACCACGTGTGTGGAGCCCTGCTGCAAGGAAGTGACCAAGTGCACCACCAGATGTGTAGATCCATGCTGTGAGGAAGTGTCCAAGTGCACCACCACATGCGTGGAGCCCTGCTGCAAGGAAGTGACCAAGTGCACCACCAGATGTGTAGATCCATGCTGTGAGGAAGTGTCCAAGTGCACCACCACGTGTGTGGAGCCCTGCTGCAAGGAAGTGACCAAGTGCACCACCAGATGTGTAGATCCATGCTGTGAGGAAGTGTCCAAGTGCACCACCACATGCGTGGAGCCCTGCTGCAAGGAAGTGACCAAGTGCACCACCAGATGTGTAGATCCATGCTGTGAGGAAGTGTCCAAGTGCACCACCACGTGTGTGGAGCCCTGCTGCAAGGAAGTGACCAAGTGCACCACCAGATGCATAGATCCGTGCTGCGGACCTGTGACCAGATGTGCCACCACATGTGTGGAACCATGCTGTGGGCAAGTGACAAAGTGCACCACCACATGCGTTGATCCATGTTGTGGGGAAGTGACCAAATGCACCACCAGATGCATAGATCCATGCTGTAGTGAGGTGTCCAAGTGCACTACCACGTGTGTGGAGCCCTGCTGCAAGGAAGTGACCAAGTGCACCACCAGATGTGTAGATCCGTGCTGCGGACCTGTGACCAGATGTGCCACCACATGCGTGGAACCATGCTGTGGGCAAGTGACAAAGTGCACCACCACATGCATTGATCCATGTTGTGGGGAAGTGACCAAATGCACCACCAGATGCATAGATCCATGCTGTGGAGGTGTCACCAGATGCACCACTAAGTGTGTGGATCCATGCTGTGACAGAGTGACACAGTGCACCACCAGGTGCATAGATCCATGCTGTGGAGGTGTCACCAGATGCACCACTAAGTGTGTGGATCCATGCTGCGGCAGAGTGACCCAGTGCACCACCAGATGCGTAGATCCATGCTGTAGAGAGGTGACCAAGTGCACCACGAGGTGTGTGGATCCCTGCTGTGGAGGAGTGAAGTGTGCCACCAGGTGTGTGGCTCCATGTTGCGGAGGAGTGATGAAGTGTGCTACCAGGTGTGTGGATCCGTGCTGTGGACGTGTGACCAGATGCACTACTAAGTGTGTGGAGCCATGCTGTGGGCAAGTGACAAAGTGCACCACCAGATGTGTGGATCCCTGTTGTAGTGAGGTGACCAAGTGCACCACCACGTGTGTGGAGCCCTGCTGCAAGGAAGTGACCAAGTGCACCACCACATGCGTGGATCCCTGTTGTGAGGAAGTGACCAAATGCACCACCACCTGTGTGGATCCGTGCTGTGAGGAAGTGACCAAGTGCACCACCACATGCATGGATCCGTGCTGTGGGGATGTTCAGGCTGTTACGAAGTGTGTGGATTCCTGTCCCACTGCCTGTGTTGCACAAGGCCCCCCGCTGTGTACGGGTGTATGCACCTCTGGCTGTGGCCGGCACTACTCCATCACATGCGCAGATGTCTGCTGTCATAAATGCATGGCTCCTTGA